The following are encoded in a window of Platichthys flesus chromosome 11, fPlaFle2.1, whole genome shotgun sequence genomic DNA:
- the LOC133964387 gene encoding galanin receptor type 1-like has product MNLSDSAWLEDEPWNLSTQEEDDEKLLFGIGTDNFITLLVFGLIFTLGVLGNSMVITVLARSKPGKPRSTTNIFILNLSIADLSYLLFCIPFQSTIYMMPTWVLGAFICKFIHYFFTVSMLVSIFTLSAMSVDRYVAIVHSRKSSSIRVARHALIGVVVIWILSLAMAAPVMYYQNIFPRGNHTYCWEEWPGLNQRKVYVVCTFVFGYVLPLLLISFCYAKVLNHLHKKLRNMSKKSEASKKKTAQTVLVVVVVFCLSWLPHHVVHLWVVFGTFPLNQASFVLRVAAHCLAYSNSSVNPVIYAFLSENFRKAYKQVFKCQIGSSDSPLNDIKEIRSKAETPPSTNCTNV; this is encoded by the exons ATGAACCTGTCCGATTCTGCTTGGCTCGAGGACGAGCCCTGGAACCTCAGCACGCAGGAGGAAGACGATGAAAAACTTTTATTCGGCATCGGCACGGATAATTTCATCACGCTGCTGGTGTTCGGGCTCATCTTTACGCTCGGCGTGCTGGGCAACTCCATGGTGATCACCGTGCTGGCGCGCAGCAAACCGGGGAAACCGCGGAGCACCACCAATATCTTCATCCTCAACCTGAGCATCGCGGACCTCTCCTACCTGCTCTTCTGCATCCCCTTCCAGTCCACCATCTACATGATGCCGACCTGGGTCCTGGGCGCGTTCATCTGCAAGTTCATCCACTATTTCTTCACGGTGTCCATGCTGGTGAGCATCTTCACGTTGTCTGCCATGTCCGTGGACCGGTACGTTGCCATCGTGCACTCCAGAAAGTCCTCCTCCATCCGCGTGGCGAGGCACGCGTTGATCGGGGTGGTGGTGATTTGGATACTCTCCCTGGCCATGGCAGCGCCCGTCATGTACTACCAGAACATTTTCCCCAGGGGAAATCACACCTACTGCTGGGAAGAGTGGCCGGGTCTAAACCAGAGGAAAGTCTACGTGGTGTGCACGTTCGTGTTTGGCTATGTGTtgcctctgctgctgatttCCTTCTGTTACGCAAAG gttttaaatcatttgcacAAAAAACTAAGGAACATGTCCAAAAAGTCAGAGGCATCAAAGAAAAAG ACGGCTCAGAcagtgctggtggtggtggtggtgttctGCCTCTCCTGGCTCCCTCATCACGTCGTTCACCTCTGGGTGGTGTTTGGGACCTTCCCGCTGAACCAGGCCTCCTTCGTGTTACGGGTGGCCGCCCACTGCCTGGCGTACAGCAACTCTTCCGTCAACCCGGTCATCTACGCCTTCCTGTCGGAGAACTTCAGGAAGGCTTACAAGCAGGTGTTCAAATGCCAGATCGGAAGCAGTGACTCCCCGCTCAACGACATTAAGGAGATCCGCAGCAAAGCGGAGACGCCGCCCTCGACTAACTGCACCAACGTTTGA